The Acinetobacter sp. GSS19 genome includes a region encoding these proteins:
- the znuB gene encoding zinc ABC transporter permease subunit ZnuB, producing the protein MMEWLQLLLPAWTMGTLLVFLTAPLGCLMLWRRMSFFADTMAHGTLLGVAIAGALSLPLWLGVILLALVLVGILWVLHDPRLPNDALLALCSATLLCSGLLFIQHIPSLRPELLSYLFGDLLTISWSDLPMFAVVIVLSLMVLIKSWKAQIQIAIDPDIAVSEGIHAKGQRLIFMLLLALFTVLALRAVGSLLMGALLVIPALSARLLAHSPQQMVLWAFVLAQLAISIGLWSSAALNVSSGLSIVLCMALIFAVIFILQKLRKLAA; encoded by the coding sequence ATGATGGAATGGTTACAACTATTATTGCCGGCCTGGACTATGGGTACACTGCTGGTTTTTCTCACCGCACCACTGGGGTGTTTGATGTTATGGCGTCGCATGTCATTTTTTGCCGACACTATGGCTCATGGCACTTTACTGGGGGTCGCGATTGCTGGGGCATTGAGTTTACCGTTATGGTTAGGTGTGATTCTGCTGGCCTTGGTGCTGGTCGGAATTTTATGGGTGTTACATGATCCCCGTTTGCCCAATGATGCCTTACTCGCACTTTGCTCCGCCACACTGCTCTGTTCAGGCCTGCTGTTTATCCAGCACATCCCGAGTTTAAGGCCAGAACTGCTCAGCTATCTGTTTGGTGACCTGCTCACCATCAGCTGGTCCGACCTGCCAATGTTTGCCGTGGTAATTGTTCTTTCCCTGATGGTTCTCATCAAGTCCTGGAAAGCACAAATCCAGATTGCGATTGATCCTGATATTGCCGTGAGTGAAGGCATCCATGCTAAAGGGCAACGCCTGATTTTTATGCTGTTGCTGGCCTTATTTACCGTACTGGCTTTACGTGCAGTGGGTTCACTGTTGATGGGTGCACTGCTGGTCATTCCCGCACTGAGTGCACGTTTACTGGCACACTCGCCACAACAGATGGTGCTCTGGGCCTTTGTATTGGCACAGCTGGCCATCAGTATTGGCTTATGGTCGAGTGCTGCATTAAATGTTTCCAGCGGTTTAAGTATCGTCCTGTGTATGGCGCTGATTTTTGCAGTGATTTTTATTCTGCAAAAACTGCGCAAACTGGCAGCATAA
- the znuC gene encoding zinc ABC transporter ATP-binding protein ZnuC, protein MSAVHQPIASPSTLIELKGISVRIDDRDILKQVDFSLHEKEIVTLIGPNGAGKSTLIKVLLGIVQPSAGQKISTKKLKLAYVPQKFNPSHSLPLRVKDLLALEKCDPSIKAEIIRDTGIGKLKDARVQQLSGGERQRVLLARALLRQPDILVLDEPMQGLDIQSEAELYDYVRSLPERYGCAILMVSHDLQWVMQGTHRVVCLNKHICCSGLPENVQQHPEYQAIFGPNRVFYQHHHDHCAHGDSANPCQHDPRPHIHPEPEA, encoded by the coding sequence ATGTCAGCAGTGCACCAACCAATAGCCTCCCCTTCCACACTGATCGAACTCAAAGGCATCAGTGTGCGGATCGATGACCGCGATATCCTGAAACAGGTGGATTTCAGCCTGCATGAAAAAGAGATCGTCACCCTGATTGGCCCCAACGGTGCAGGTAAATCGACTTTAATTAAAGTTCTGCTTGGGATTGTACAACCCAGTGCCGGACAGAAAATCAGTACCAAAAAGTTAAAACTGGCCTACGTTCCGCAGAAGTTCAATCCTTCACACAGCCTGCCATTACGAGTCAAAGACCTGCTGGCACTGGAAAAATGCGACCCATCCATTAAGGCCGAAATCATCCGCGATACCGGTATTGGCAAACTTAAAGATGCCAGAGTCCAGCAGCTTTCGGGCGGTGAACGTCAACGCGTGCTACTAGCCCGTGCACTGCTACGCCAACCGGATATTCTCGTTCTAGATGAACCGATGCAGGGACTGGATATCCAGTCGGAAGCCGAACTGTATGACTATGTACGCAGCCTGCCAGAGCGTTATGGTTGCGCCATTTTAATGGTCTCCCATGATTTGCAATGGGTGATGCAAGGCACCCACCGTGTCGTTTGTCTGAACAAACATATCTGTTGCAGCGGTTTACCGGAAAATGTGCAGCAGCATCCGGAATATCAGGCGATTTTTGGTCCAAACCGGGTGTTCTATCAGCATCATCATGATCACTGTGCACATGGTGATAGCGCGAATCCATGTCAGCATGATCCACGTCCCCATATTCACCCGGAGCCGGAAGCCTAA
- a CDS encoding transcriptional repressor, giving the protein MSLCSHEHHNALHGVHDHPNVDTRLAEAEQLCAASGARLTPLRKEVLELILKASGPMGAYDLLAQIKSSSDRPAAPPTVYRSLDFLLEKGLIHRLTSINAYIPCCHPREGHQAAFLICTECKVVKEASAQGLLQQLDQLAASDHFTAQHTIIEISGKCQQCTNQ; this is encoded by the coding sequence ATGAGCTTATGTTCGCATGAACATCATAATGCCCTGCACGGCGTGCATGATCACCCGAATGTGGATACACGTCTGGCTGAAGCAGAGCAATTGTGTGCAGCCTCAGGTGCCCGTCTTACTCCGCTACGCAAAGAAGTTCTGGAACTGATTCTCAAGGCTTCAGGTCCTATGGGTGCCTATGACCTGTTAGCACAAATAAAAAGCAGCTCAGATCGTCCTGCCGCACCACCCACCGTCTATCGGAGTTTGGACTTCTTGCTGGAAAAAGGACTGATCCACCGTTTAACCTCTATCAATGCCTATATTCCCTGCTGTCACCCACGTGAAGGTCATCAGGCGGCATTTCTTATTTGTACCGAATGTAAAGTAGTCAAAGAAGCCTCAGCGCAAGGACTACTCCAGCAGTTAGATCAACTGGCGGCCTCAGATCACTTTACTGCACAGCACACAATTATTGAAATTTCAGGAAAATGTCAGCAGTGCACCAACCAATAG
- a CDS encoding metal ABC transporter substrate-binding protein encodes MVRFLALCLLALLSPLSWSQGLVVSTHPVYLIAQQVTQGVEQPTLLLGNQSGHDVQLTPEHRKMVQDASLVIWLGQAHEAPLQKLLANQSKAISILDSGIMKILPQRTTRGAPLANTMDTHVWLDPNNAVRIGFFIAALRSQQYPQHRAAYWQNAKKFAHDLLKVARPYQRSRNSYHYWSYHDAYQYLEQPLHLKFAGAMTDEPHVAPTIAQIKYLNDHRPQRQMCLLAEAHASQNQYQKINPVRFQAVDESMSTEKNFVQAWQNLAIQVQKCVANAQK; translated from the coding sequence ATGGTTCGTTTTCTTGCATTGTGTTTATTGGCATTGCTAAGTCCGCTGAGCTGGTCTCAGGGTCTGGTGGTGTCCACACATCCGGTTTACCTGATTGCCCAGCAAGTGACGCAAGGCGTCGAACAGCCCACTTTATTATTAGGCAATCAGTCTGGACATGATGTACAACTGACCCCAGAACATCGCAAAATGGTACAGGATGCCAGTCTAGTCATCTGGTTAGGTCAGGCCCATGAGGCACCTTTACAGAAACTGCTGGCCAATCAGAGCAAAGCGATTTCTATTTTGGATTCGGGCATCATGAAAATTTTACCGCAGCGGACAACGCGCGGAGCACCACTAGCCAATACCATGGACACCCATGTTTGGCTGGATCCGAATAATGCCGTGCGGATCGGTTTCTTTATTGCAGCGTTGCGCTCCCAGCAATATCCGCAGCACCGTGCCGCTTACTGGCAGAATGCGAAAAAATTTGCCCATGACTTGCTCAAAGTGGCGCGACCATATCAGCGTAGCCGGAACAGTTATCATTACTGGTCCTATCATGATGCCTACCAATATCTTGAGCAGCCTTTGCATCTCAAATTTGCCGGTGCAATGACCGATGAGCCGCATGTAGCACCCACGATTGCGCAAATCAAATACCTGAATGACCATCGTCCACAGCGCCAGATGTGCCTACTGGCGGAAGCTCATGCCAGCCAGAATCAGTACCAGAAGATTAATCCTGTACGCTTCCAGGCCGTCGATGAAAGCATGAGTACAGAGAAAAATTTTGTGCAGGCCTGGCAAAATTTGGCCATTCAAGTGCAGAAATGTGTAGCCAATGCGCAAAAATGA
- a CDS encoding ATP synthase subunit I — MSRTSRLIDRRLAKALVLLQAIMIPVSALIAWAIKDSTAALSAALGALVCWLASVYFSWQSFRAAGARASKQVLSNMYRGMLGKFAIVIVGFILILSNVKPLSPVALFCGFILVQAMSWVAPFWVSRLQKRV; from the coding sequence ATGAGCCGAACTAGTCGCTTGATTGACCGACGATTAGCGAAAGCTTTAGTCCTCTTGCAAGCCATAATGATACCTGTTTCAGCCTTGATAGCGTGGGCAATCAAAGACTCTACAGCAGCGTTGAGCGCCGCACTTGGTGCATTGGTGTGCTGGCTGGCCAGTGTTTATTTCTCATGGCAATCCTTTAGGGCGGCAGGTGCACGAGCGTCGAAACAGGTTCTTTCGAACATGTACCGCGGAATGCTCGGCAAATTTGCAATTGTGATCGTTGGATTCATTTTAATTTTAAGCAATGTCAAACCGCTGTCACCGGTCGCATTGTTTTGTGGTTTTATCCTCGTTCAGGCCATGTCGTGGGTCGCTCCGTTTTGGGTTTCACGTCTACAAAAACGAGTATAA
- the atpB gene encoding F0F1 ATP synthase subunit A, translating to MAAEEHALTSTEYIKHHLTNMTYGKMPDGTWKLAENGAEAQQMGFTAIHLDSMGWSIGLGVIFCLLFWIVAKAANSGVPTKFQSAIEMIIEFVDSSVRDTFHGKSRLIAPLALTIFVWIFLMNLMDLIPVDWVPYVAQQIGASVFGMDPHHVYFKIVPSTDPNITLGMSLSVFVLILFYSIREKGVGGFVGELALNPFNPSNPVAKALLIPVNLILELVTFLARPISLALRLFGNMYAGELIFILIALLPFWIQWALSVPWAIFHILVITLQAFIFMMLTIVYLSMASEKH from the coding sequence ATGGCTGCTGAAGAACATGCCCTTACTTCGACAGAGTATATCAAGCATCACTTGACCAATATGACCTATGGCAAAATGCCGGACGGTACTTGGAAATTGGCCGAGAATGGTGCAGAAGCTCAACAGATGGGGTTCACTGCTATTCACTTGGATTCAATGGGTTGGTCAATCGGCCTTGGTGTTATTTTCTGCTTGTTGTTCTGGATCGTAGCGAAAGCTGCAAACTCTGGTGTTCCTACCAAGTTCCAGTCTGCAATTGAAATGATCATCGAGTTCGTAGACTCAAGTGTCCGCGACACCTTTCATGGCAAATCACGCTTGATTGCACCACTTGCACTGACCATTTTCGTGTGGATTTTCCTCATGAACTTAATGGACTTGATTCCTGTTGACTGGGTTCCTTATGTAGCTCAACAGATTGGCGCAAGTGTATTTGGCATGGATCCTCATCACGTTTACTTCAAGATCGTTCCTTCTACAGATCCGAACATTACCCTTGGTATGTCTTTGTCTGTATTCGTACTGATCCTGTTCTACAGTATCCGTGAGAAAGGTGTGGGTGGTTTTGTTGGCGAATTGGCACTTAACCCATTCAACCCAAGTAATCCAGTTGCAAAAGCGTTATTGATTCCAGTGAACTTAATTTTGGAATTGGTAACTTTCCTTGCACGTCCAATCTCATTGGCACTCCGACTATTCGGTAACATGTACGCGGGCGAGTTGATCTTTATCTTGATCGCGTTACTACCGTTCTGGATCCAATGGGCGTTGTCTGTGCCTTGGGCGATCTTCCACATTCTTGTTATTACGTTGCAGGCGTTCATTTTCATGATGCTGACCATCGTATACTTGAGCATGGCAAGCGAAAAGCATTAA
- the atpE gene encoding F0F1 ATP synthase subunit C, which produces MELTLGLVAIASAILIAFGALGTAIGFGLLGGRFLEAVARQPELAPQLQTRMFLIAGLLDAVPMIGVGIGLFFIFANPFVG; this is translated from the coding sequence ATGGAACTCACTTTAGGTCTAGTTGCAATTGCATCTGCTATCTTGATCGCTTTCGGTGCTTTAGGTACTGCGATTGGTTTTGGTCTTTTGGGTGGTCGCTTCTTAGAAGCTGTTGCTCGTCAACCAGAATTGGCTCCACAACTTCAAACTCGTATGTTCTTAATCGCGGGTCTTCTTGATGCTGTGCCTATGATCGGTGTTGGTATTGGCTTGTTCTTCATCTTCGCTAATCCATTTGTAGGTTAA
- a CDS encoding F0F1 ATP synthase subunit B, which translates to MNINLTLIGQAIAFAIFVAFCMKFVWPPLINAISERQRKIADGLNAAEKAKADLADAQAQVKAELDAAKAQAAQLIEQANRRAAQLVEEARTQASAEGERIRQQAKEAVDTEINAAREELRQQVAALAVAGAEKILNQQVDAEAHNAMLTQLAAKL; encoded by the coding sequence ATGAATATCAACCTCACATTGATTGGCCAAGCGATTGCATTTGCGATTTTCGTCGCATTCTGCATGAAGTTTGTTTGGCCACCACTAATCAATGCGATTAGTGAGCGTCAGCGTAAAATCGCTGATGGCTTAAATGCTGCTGAAAAAGCGAAAGCTGACCTTGCTGATGCACAAGCGCAAGTAAAAGCTGAGCTCGACGCAGCTAAAGCACAAGCGGCTCAATTGATCGAACAAGCGAACCGTCGTGCAGCACAATTGGTCGAAGAAGCGCGTACCCAGGCATCTGCTGAAGGTGAGCGTATCCGTCAACAGGCTAAAGAAGCTGTTGATACCGAGATCAACGCTGCTCGCGAAGAATTACGTCAACAAGTTGCTGCTCTTGCAGTTGCTGGTGCGGAAAAAATCCTTAACCAACAGGTTGACGCAGAAGCTCACAATGCCATGCTTACTCAGCTGGCTGCTAAACTTTAA
- a CDS encoding F0F1 ATP synthase subunit delta gives MAELLTLARPYAKAAFAYASEQGATDNWSNALQVLSAAVQDEAFSAYLNRPELTPVQQVEVFAKVLGAEQNQAVSNFLTLLADNDRLALLPEIAAEYEQLKSQNNNTVDVVIESAFPLTSVQEQVLAHALEKRFNAAVTVKVEVNPALIAGVVIRAGDQVIDDSALNKLEKMRTRLLA, from the coding sequence ATGGCTGAACTCTTGACGTTGGCACGCCCGTACGCCAAAGCAGCATTTGCTTACGCTTCTGAGCAAGGTGCAACTGACAATTGGTCGAATGCGTTACAAGTGCTCAGTGCTGCGGTGCAAGACGAAGCATTTTCCGCTTATTTAAATCGCCCTGAGCTTACTCCTGTACAACAGGTTGAAGTTTTTGCCAAAGTTTTAGGTGCAGAACAAAATCAAGCAGTGTCAAACTTTTTGACACTTCTTGCTGACAACGATCGTTTAGCGTTGTTGCCTGAAATTGCAGCAGAATACGAACAGCTTAAATCACAGAATAACAATACTGTGGATGTCGTGATTGAATCGGCATTTCCATTGACTTCTGTTCAAGAACAAGTACTAGCACATGCGTTAGAGAAACGTTTTAACGCTGCTGTTACTGTGAAGGTTGAAGTTAATCCGGCGTTAATCGCGGGTGTTGTGATTCGTGCAGGCGATCAAGTGATAGATGATTCTGCGCTTAACAAGCTTGAAAAAATGCGGACTCGTCTTCTTGCGTAA